A single genomic interval of Microbacterium hydrocarbonoxydans harbors:
- a CDS encoding MIP/aquaporin family protein → MTEVNLGLYFLSEFVGTALLILLGCGVVANVALAKNKGFGGGFLMVNWGWGLAVFVGVLASAYSGAILNPAVGIGLLVANKIDFSQFAVATGAELLGAIVGAILTWLAYKQHFDEEPDPANKLGVFSTGPAIRSYGWNLVTEVIGTFVLVFAVFAFADYGDIEIGVPGGLGPLSALPVALVVVAIGASLGGPTGYAINPARDLGPRIAHAILPIKGKGSSDWSYSWVPVVGPLVGGVLAALAAPALLNLA, encoded by the coding sequence ATCCTCCTCGGATGTGGTGTGGTCGCAAACGTCGCGCTCGCGAAGAACAAGGGCTTCGGCGGCGGCTTCCTGATGGTCAACTGGGGATGGGGTCTCGCGGTCTTCGTGGGTGTCCTCGCCTCGGCCTACTCCGGAGCCATCCTGAACCCCGCCGTCGGTATCGGCCTCCTGGTCGCCAACAAGATCGACTTCTCGCAGTTCGCCGTCGCCACCGGCGCGGAGCTGCTCGGAGCCATCGTCGGTGCGATCCTCACGTGGCTCGCCTACAAGCAGCACTTCGACGAGGAGCCGGACCCGGCCAACAAGCTCGGCGTGTTCTCGACGGGTCCTGCGATCCGCTCGTACGGTTGGAACCTCGTCACGGAGGTCATCGGTACGTTCGTCCTGGTGTTCGCGGTCTTCGCATTCGCGGACTACGGCGACATCGAGATCGGCGTCCCCGGAGGCCTCGGACCGCTCAGCGCGCTCCCGGTCGCCCTCGTCGTGGTCGCGATCGGTGCCTCCCTCGGTGGACCGACCGGTTACGCGATCAACCCCGCCCGTGACCTCGGCCCGCGTATCGCTCACGCGATCCTGCCGATCAAGGGCAAGGGCTCCAGCGACTGGTCGTACTCCTGGGTGCCGGTGGTCGGCCCCCTCGTCGGTGGTGTCCTCGCCGCCCTCGCAGCGCCCGCGCTGCTCAACCTCGCCTGA
- the glpK gene encoding glycerol kinase GlpK: MADYIIAIDQGTTSSRAIIFDKKGSIVATGQKEHEQILPKAGWVEHDPAEIWRNVQEVIGLALSRADLTRHDIAAVGITNQRETAVVWDKTTGKAVYNAIVWQDTRTQEIVDRLAADGGVERFKPVVGLPLATYFSGTKIAWILENVEGAREKADAGDLVFGTTDSWVLWNLTGGVDGGVHVTDVTNASRTMFMDLETLEWRDDILEAFGVPRSMMPEIRSSSEVYGAAEDSSLLRETPIAGILGDQQAATFGQAAFNQGESKNTYGTGCFLIFNTGEEIVHSKNGLLTTVGYKLGDGPTHYALEGSIAVTGSLIQWLRDQLGIIGSAPEVEELAKQVDDNGGVYIVPAFSGLFAPYWRPDARGAIVGLTRYANKNHIARAALEAVAFQTRDVLDAVNADAGVDLTELKVDGGMVANDALMQFQADVLGVPVVRPVVAETTALGAAYAAGLAVGFWNGLDDLSANWQEDRRWEPSMEDAERDRQLRLWRKAVSKSMDWVDEDVK; the protein is encoded by the coding sequence ATGGCCGACTACATCATCGCCATCGATCAGGGCACCACCTCCAGCCGCGCGATCATCTTCGACAAGAAGGGCAGCATCGTCGCGACGGGTCAGAAGGAGCACGAGCAGATCCTGCCGAAGGCGGGCTGGGTCGAGCACGATCCCGCCGAGATCTGGCGCAACGTGCAGGAGGTCATCGGTCTCGCCCTGAGCCGCGCCGACCTGACGCGCCACGACATCGCCGCCGTCGGCATCACCAATCAGCGCGAGACCGCGGTGGTCTGGGACAAGACGACCGGCAAGGCCGTCTACAACGCGATCGTCTGGCAGGACACCCGCACGCAGGAGATCGTCGACCGCCTCGCGGCCGACGGCGGCGTCGAGCGGTTCAAGCCGGTCGTCGGACTCCCTCTCGCCACCTACTTCTCGGGCACCAAGATCGCCTGGATCCTCGAGAACGTCGAGGGCGCGCGCGAGAAGGCGGATGCCGGTGACCTGGTCTTCGGCACCACTGACAGCTGGGTTCTCTGGAACCTCACCGGTGGCGTCGACGGTGGCGTGCACGTGACGGACGTCACCAACGCGTCGCGCACGATGTTCATGGATCTCGAGACGCTCGAGTGGCGCGACGACATCCTCGAGGCGTTCGGCGTCCCTCGCTCGATGATGCCGGAGATCCGCTCCTCCTCCGAGGTATACGGCGCAGCCGAGGACTCGTCGCTGCTGCGCGAGACGCCGATCGCCGGCATCCTCGGTGACCAGCAGGCCGCGACCTTCGGCCAGGCCGCCTTCAACCAGGGTGAGAGCAAGAACACCTACGGCACCGGCTGCTTCCTCATCTTCAACACGGGTGAGGAGATCGTCCACTCCAAGAACGGGCTGCTGACCACGGTCGGCTACAAGCTCGGTGACGGCCCGACGCACTACGCGCTCGAGGGTTCGATCGCCGTCACCGGATCGCTGATCCAGTGGCTGCGTGACCAGCTCGGCATCATCGGCTCCGCCCCCGAGGTGGAGGAGCTCGCCAAGCAGGTCGATGACAACGGTGGCGTGTACATCGTGCCGGCGTTCTCGGGCCTGTTCGCGCCGTACTGGCGTCCGGACGCCCGCGGTGCGATCGTCGGACTCACCCGCTACGCGAACAAGAACCACATCGCCCGCGCAGCGCTCGAGGCCGTCGCATTCCAGACGCGCGACGTGCTCGACGCGGTCAACGCCGATGCCGGTGTCGACCTCACCGAGCTCAAGGTCGACGGCGGAATGGTCGCCAACGACGCTCTGATGCAGTTCCAGGCCGATGTGCTCGGCGTTCCGGTCGTCCGACCGGTCGTCGCCGAGACCACCGCCCTCGGCGCCGCGTACGCTGCGGGACTCGCCGTCGGATTCTGGAACGGCCTGGACGACCTCTCCGCCAACTGGCAGGAGGACCGTCGTTGGGAGCCGTCGATGGAGGACGCGGAGCGCGACCGTCAGCTGCGCCTGTGGCGCAAGGCTGTCAGCAAGTCGATGGACTGGGTCGATGAGGACGTGAAGTGA
- the ffh gene encoding signal recognition particle protein, producing MATFGTLSDRLTETFRNLRTKGKLTAADVDGTVREIRRALLDADVALTVVKEFTAKVRERALGDEVNKALNPAQQVVQIVNEELVQILGGEQRRLQFAKTAPTVIMLAGLQGSGKTTFAGKLAKQLEGEGHTPLLVAADLQRPNAVNQLQVVAEQAGATVYAPEPGNGVGDPVKVSRDGVEHARRHQHDVVIIDTAGRLGVDAELMKQASDIRKATDPDEVLFVIDAMIGQDAVNTARAFQEGVDFTGVVLSKLDGDARGGAALSVASVTGRPIIFASTGERLEDLEPFHPDRMASRILDLGDILTLIEQAQQAFDEEEAVKMAEKLATEQFTLEDFLDQLQQMKKMGSMKKMLGMLPGMGQMKQQLEDFDEREIDRTEAIIRSMTPGERRNPKVLNGSRRLRIARGSGMTVTDVNQLVARFDQAAKMMKTVARGGTPNIPGMGAMPGLGKPGASSKRGKKGKSSGGSRSGNPAKRAAENAGLAAASTPTGSGFGLGGAKAPSEADLAEIQKLFGKN from the coding sequence ATGGCTACCTTTGGCACGCTCTCCGATCGGCTCACCGAGACCTTCCGCAACCTTCGCACGAAGGGAAAGCTCACCGCGGCCGACGTCGACGGCACCGTGCGTGAGATCCGTCGCGCTCTGCTCGACGCCGACGTCGCGCTCACCGTCGTCAAGGAGTTCACCGCGAAGGTGCGCGAGCGCGCACTCGGCGACGAGGTCAACAAGGCGCTGAACCCGGCTCAGCAGGTCGTGCAGATCGTCAACGAGGAGCTGGTCCAGATCCTCGGCGGCGAGCAGCGCCGACTGCAGTTCGCGAAGACGGCCCCGACGGTCATCATGCTCGCGGGGCTGCAGGGTTCGGGTAAGACGACCTTCGCCGGCAAGCTCGCGAAGCAGCTCGAGGGCGAGGGGCACACCCCGCTGCTCGTCGCCGCCGACCTACAGCGCCCGAACGCCGTGAATCAGCTCCAGGTCGTCGCCGAGCAGGCGGGCGCGACTGTCTACGCCCCTGAGCCGGGGAACGGCGTGGGCGACCCCGTGAAGGTCTCCCGTGACGGCGTCGAGCACGCACGTCGCCACCAGCACGACGTGGTCATCATCGACACCGCCGGTCGTCTGGGTGTCGATGCGGAGCTCATGAAGCAGGCTTCGGACATCCGCAAGGCGACCGACCCTGACGAGGTCCTCTTCGTCATCGACGCGATGATCGGTCAGGATGCGGTGAACACCGCGCGCGCCTTCCAGGAAGGCGTTGACTTCACCGGCGTCGTGCTGTCCAAGCTCGACGGCGACGCCCGCGGTGGCGCGGCCCTCTCCGTCGCCTCCGTCACCGGCCGTCCCATCATCTTCGCCTCCACGGGCGAGCGTCTCGAGGACCTCGAGCCCTTCCACCCCGATCGCATGGCGAGCCGGATCCTCGACCTCGGTGACATCCTCACCCTCATCGAACAGGCCCAGCAGGCCTTCGACGAGGAAGAGGCCGTCAAGATGGCCGAGAAGCTCGCGACCGAGCAGTTCACCCTCGAGGACTTCCTCGACCAGCTTCAGCAGATGAAGAAGATGGGCTCGATGAAGAAGATGCTGGGGATGCTCCCCGGCATGGGTCAGATGAAGCAGCAGCTCGAGGACTTCGACGAGCGAGAGATCGATCGCACCGAGGCGATCATCCGCTCCATGACTCCCGGCGAGCGTCGCAACCCGAAGGTCCTCAACGGCTCCCGCCGCCTGCGGATCGCGCGCGGATCCGGCATGACCGTGACCGACGTGAACCAGCTGGTCGCTCGATTCGACCAGGCCGCGAAGATGATGAAGACCGTCGCCAGAGGTGGCACCCCGAACATCCCCGGGATGGGAGCCATGCCCGGTCTCGGCAAGCCGGGCGCGTCCTCCAAGCGCGGCAAGAAGGGCAAGTCGTCCGGTGGATCGCGCTCGGGCAACCCCGCGAAGCGTGCCGCAGAGAACGCCGGCCTCGCCGCGGCCTCGACGCCCACTGGATCCGGTTTCGGCCTGGGCGGCGCGAAGGCGCCGAGCGAGGCCGACCTCGCGGAGATCCAGAAGCTCTTCGGCAAGAACTGA
- a CDS encoding TetR/AcrR family transcriptional regulator → MSSPSRAGRPKASSRETLAEAACELFLERGYDSTSVADITQRAGVSRSSFFNYFSSKSDVLWSGLDDRIDRAVDDLVSVPEDRAGTEVRRILTSLVDGFAPDSLALAMTNSSAMGLDDELERDAALRQARLAAALADLAHRSGVSALAADIVAATWAAAVIAAIRAWAESGAGRGSVADRFDDAMSAIGRLPWSAPTN, encoded by the coding sequence ATGAGCAGTCCCAGCCGAGCCGGACGTCCCAAGGCGTCCTCCCGAGAGACCCTCGCGGAAGCCGCCTGCGAGCTCTTCCTGGAACGCGGCTACGACTCGACCTCCGTCGCCGACATCACGCAGCGGGCCGGCGTCAGCCGATCGAGCTTCTTCAACTACTTCTCCTCGAAGAGCGACGTGCTGTGGTCGGGGCTCGACGATCGCATCGATCGCGCTGTCGACGACCTCGTCTCCGTCCCCGAGGATCGTGCGGGCACCGAGGTCAGGCGCATCCTCACCTCCCTCGTCGACGGCTTCGCGCCCGACAGCCTCGCCCTCGCGATGACGAACTCCTCGGCCATGGGCCTGGATGACGAACTCGAACGCGACGCCGCCCTGCGACAGGCCAGGCTCGCAGCCGCACTGGCCGACCTCGCGCACCGTTCGGGTGTCTCCGCGTTGGCAGCCGACATCGTGGCTGCGACCTGGGCCGCCGCGGTGATCGCCGCGATACGCGCCTGGGCCGAGAGCGGCGCCGGTCGGGGGTCGGTGGCTGACCGCTTCGACGACGCGATGAGTGCAATCGGACGACTGCCGTGGAGTGCTCCGACGAACTGA
- the lipB gene encoding lipoyl(octanoyl) transferase LipB — MLDILTPGLAPAYVPYSDGWELQRRIHADVVDGTRPDTLILLEHEAVYTAGKRTEPQERPQDGTPVIDVDRGGKITWHGPGQLVGYPIVRLPEPMDVVAHVRRLERILIDVLRPFGVDGRQIDGRSGVWVRRPLSEDKVAAIGVRVQQGVTMHGFAINCDNSLAGFGGIIPCGITDAGVTTVSEIVGADISPSDILESVSAAFVADYSTAEQAGAYA, encoded by the coding sequence ATGCTCGACATCCTCACCCCCGGCCTCGCCCCCGCGTACGTCCCGTACTCGGACGGCTGGGAGCTCCAGCGTCGGATCCACGCGGACGTGGTCGACGGCACTCGTCCTGACACGTTGATCCTCCTCGAGCACGAAGCCGTCTACACGGCAGGCAAACGGACCGAGCCTCAGGAGCGTCCGCAGGACGGCACCCCGGTCATCGACGTGGACCGGGGCGGAAAGATCACGTGGCACGGACCCGGCCAGCTCGTCGGCTATCCGATCGTCCGCCTCCCGGAGCCGATGGATGTCGTCGCCCACGTGCGTCGCCTGGAGCGCATCCTGATCGACGTGCTGCGCCCCTTCGGCGTCGACGGCCGCCAGATCGACGGACGCAGTGGAGTCTGGGTCCGCCGCCCCCTCTCCGAGGACAAGGTCGCCGCCATCGGGGTCCGCGTGCAGCAGGGAGTGACCATGCACGGCTTCGCGATCAACTGCGACAACAGCCTCGCCGGCTTCGGCGGCATCATCCCGTGTGGGATCACCGACGCCGGCGTCACCACTGTCAGTGAGATCGTCGGGGCCGACATCTCCCCCTCCGACATCCTCGAATCCGTGTCGGCCGCCTTCGTCGCCGACTACTCGACCGCCGAGCAGGCAGGAGCCTACGCATGA
- the lipA gene encoding lipoyl synthase: MTAAAPEGRKLLRLEIRNAETPIERKPEWIKTKAKMGPEYTALHSLVKSEDLHTVCQEAGCPNIFECWEDREATFLIGGSQCTRRCDFCQIDTGKPDAYDTDEPRRVAESVVRMNLRYATVTSVARDDLPDTGAWLNAETVRKIHELNPNTGVELLANEHNADPAFLGQIFDARPEVFAHNVETVPRIFKRIRPAFRYERSLDVITQGRDAGLITKSNLILGMGEEPEEVVQALNDLHEAGCDIITITQYLRPSPRHLPVARWVKPAEFVEFKEEAERIGFLGVLAGPLVRSSYRAGRLWAQSMLSKGREIPPHLAHIADSADLGFAQAV, encoded by the coding sequence ATGACCGCCGCCGCACCCGAAGGACGGAAGCTGCTCCGTCTCGAGATCCGCAACGCCGAGACCCCGATCGAGCGCAAGCCCGAGTGGATCAAGACCAAGGCGAAGATGGGTCCGGAGTACACCGCGCTGCACTCGCTCGTAAAGAGCGAAGACCTGCACACGGTGTGCCAGGAGGCCGGCTGTCCCAACATCTTCGAATGCTGGGAGGACCGCGAGGCGACGTTCCTCATCGGCGGCTCGCAGTGCACGCGGCGCTGCGACTTCTGCCAGATCGACACAGGGAAGCCCGATGCCTACGACACGGACGAGCCGCGCCGCGTCGCCGAGAGCGTCGTGCGCATGAACCTCCGCTACGCGACCGTGACCAGCGTGGCCCGCGACGATCTGCCGGACACCGGCGCCTGGCTCAACGCCGAGACGGTGCGCAAGATCCATGAGCTGAACCCGAACACGGGCGTTGAGCTCCTCGCCAACGAGCACAACGCGGATCCGGCGTTCCTGGGCCAAATCTTCGATGCGCGCCCCGAGGTGTTCGCGCACAACGTCGAGACGGTGCCTCGCATCTTCAAGCGCATCCGCCCTGCGTTCCGCTATGAGCGCTCGCTCGATGTCATCACCCAGGGCCGCGATGCAGGACTCATCACCAAGTCCAACCTCATCCTGGGTATGGGCGAGGAACCGGAGGAGGTGGTGCAGGCCCTCAACGACCTGCACGAGGCAGGCTGCGACATCATCACGATCACGCAGTACCTGCGCCCCTCCCCTCGCCACCTGCCGGTGGCCCGGTGGGTGAAGCCGGCCGAGTTCGTGGAGTTCAAGGAGGAGGCGGAGCGAATCGGATTCCTCGGCGTCCTCGCGGGCCCGCTCGTCCGTTCCTCGTATCGTGCAGGGCGCCTGTGGGCGCAGTCGATGCTGTCGAAGGGCCGCGAGATCCCGCCGCACCTCGCGCACATCGCCGACAGCGCAGATCTCGGCTTCGCTCAGGCCGTCTGA
- a CDS encoding DUF2004 domain-containing protein yields MAIEHDYFGLLSSGPDGSIFWSETVELGDQSVTVDLTAPDQDDVSADALDIAASLISGLENVDATSRRGMLSEVDDRTSEVTEYILQQQEAYGDELEDVLVDVSGDAAVDIIRSLRLMSMTILADEHGGSEPFAVLEYALDAATTDDVLLVNLGSDGSVQSVMSAD; encoded by the coding sequence ATGGCGATCGAACACGACTACTTCGGACTCCTGTCCTCGGGGCCGGACGGCTCGATCTTCTGGTCCGAGACGGTGGAGCTGGGTGACCAGAGCGTCACCGTCGACCTCACCGCGCCGGACCAGGACGACGTGTCGGCGGACGCGCTCGACATCGCGGCATCCCTCATCTCCGGCCTGGAGAACGTCGACGCCACTTCGCGCCGCGGGATGCTCTCCGAGGTGGACGATCGCACGAGCGAGGTGACCGAGTACATCCTGCAGCAGCAGGAGGCCTACGGGGACGAACTCGAAGACGTGCTGGTCGACGTGAGCGGCGACGCCGCCGTCGACATCATCCGCTCGCTGAGACTGATGAGCATGACGATCCTGGCGGATGAGCACGGAGGCTCGGAGCCGTTCGCGGTGCTCGAGTACGCTCTCGATGCCGCGACCACCGACGACGTGCTGCTCGTGAACCTCGGTTCCGACGGCAGCGTGCAGTCGGTGATGAGCGCCGACTGA
- the ftsY gene encoding signal recognition particle-docking protein FtsY, with amino-acid sequence MAEKSWSLTRALRGMFVKPTIDETTWEDLETALITADFGPDISERVVEELREKVERFRTTDPQDLQRMLRETLEEHFAKFDTTLKLTERPAVVLVVGVNGVGKTTTIGKFTKFLRGFQRSVVVGAADTFRAAAVDQLATWAQRGGAAIVRPQQEGQDPASVAYQTIEFAQREGIEIAIIDTAGRLHTKGGLMDELSKIRRVIEKQAPISEVLLVLDATTGQNGVMQAEAFLEHAGVTGLVLTKLDGSAKGGFVLAVQERTGIPVKLLGQGEGIDDLTGFTPHVFVQSLVG; translated from the coding sequence ATGGCGGAGAAGTCCTGGTCCCTCACCCGTGCACTGCGCGGGATGTTCGTCAAGCCCACGATCGACGAGACGACGTGGGAAGACCTCGAGACGGCGCTCATCACGGCCGATTTCGGTCCAGACATCAGCGAGCGCGTCGTGGAGGAGCTCCGAGAGAAGGTCGAGCGTTTTCGGACGACCGACCCTCAGGACCTGCAGCGGATGCTCCGCGAGACGCTGGAGGAGCACTTCGCCAAGTTCGACACCACCCTCAAGCTGACCGAGCGTCCGGCCGTGGTGTTGGTCGTCGGCGTCAACGGCGTGGGCAAGACCACAACCATCGGCAAGTTCACCAAGTTCCTCCGCGGTTTCCAGCGCAGTGTCGTCGTCGGCGCTGCCGACACCTTCCGCGCTGCCGCGGTCGATCAGCTCGCCACCTGGGCGCAGCGCGGGGGAGCGGCGATCGTCCGTCCCCAGCAGGAGGGACAGGATCCCGCGTCCGTCGCGTATCAGACGATCGAGTTCGCTCAGCGCGAGGGCATCGAGATCGCGATCATCGACACCGCCGGCCGCCTGCACACCAAGGGCGGGCTGATGGACGAGCTCTCCAAGATCCGTCGCGTGATCGAGAAACAGGCTCCCATCAGCGAGGTGCTGCTGGTGCTCGACGCCACCACCGGACAGAACGGCGTGATGCAGGCCGAGGCCTTCCTCGAGCACGCGGGCGTCACGGGGCTCGTCCTGACCAAGCTCGACGGTTCCGCCAAGGGCGGTTTCGTCCTTGCGGTGCAGGAGCGCACCGGCATCCCCGTCAAGCTCCTCGGACAGGGCGAGGGCATCGATGATCTGACCGGTTTCACCCCCCATGTCTTCGTCCAGTCCCTCGTCGGCTGA